A genomic segment from Aegilops tauschii subsp. strangulata cultivar AL8/78 chromosome 1, Aet v6.0, whole genome shotgun sequence encodes:
- the LOC109761939 gene encoding uncharacterized protein, whose amino-acid sequence MATGVEPTIDVKVFVDKERGKVLFAESGKEFVDVLFGFLTLPLGTVVRLLGGQSQVGCLDELYRSVEGLSTDLFRIEACKAMLLRPINAAAKQCCQLTVRVDDTKHREVYVCADTSCSVTAFSSVTGAVCNCGGMKFIVTDDLNVAPASTSLMLSLLDKFQVPDPSCLEQMTLQFSSVKIIDLLRRSLTSQNPLTGHYLDVAPDDSVVDMLPEYLHPEEQDNEAEHSLVNASLRVLQTKNNSKVLYAEVGGDFVDLLFGLLTIPLGSIVKTYGKSASKGCLDNLYTSIAGSAHGCLRPECQNLLLSPMLAPYFGYGASKMLQVEELAPDKLDINACFKCFKSRGFANHYLCHVEPWCNYQKRYVKICYEKGKTTKLCELDPKTPEGGCEEAAYVKQGPQKFIVTDDLHVLPLSLASTLQVVIEAKLQRKDLVEKEVALTKPQVMELLRAALVTHRALSTVLLPAKINKKLHYHSFCLY is encoded by the exons ATGGCGACCGGAGTAGAACCGACGATCGACGTGAAGGTTTTCGTGGACAAGGAGAGGGGCAAGGTGCTCTTCGCGGAGTCCGGCAAGGAGTTCGTCGACGTTCTCTTCGGCTTCCTCACGCTGCCCCTCGGCACCGTCGTCCGCCTCCTCGGCGGGCAGTCTCAGGTGGGATGCCTCGACGAGCTGTATAGGAGCGTCGAGGGGCTCTCCACCGACCTGTTCAGGATAGAGGCTTGCAAGGCGATGCTGCTCAGGCCCATCAACGCTGCAGCAAAGCAGTGCTGTCAGTTGACGGTCAGAGTCGACGACACCAAGCACAGGGAGGTTTACGTCTGCGCTGACACGAGCTGCAGTGTCACCGCGTTCAGCTCCGTCACCGGCGCCGTCTGCAACTGCG GAGGTATGAAGTTTATCGTCACTGATGATCTCAATGTTGCACCGGCCTCAACTTCTCTCATGCTGTCCCTTCTGGACAAATTTCAAGTGCCAGATCCCTCCTGTCTTGAGCAAATGACACTCCAGTTTAGTTCAGTCAAG ATAATTGACCTGCTCAGGAGGTCATTAACGTCGCAGAACCCGTTAACTGGTCATTATCTTGACGTCGCGCCTGATGATTCAGTAGTGGATATGCTCCCTGAGTACTTGCATCCTGAAGAACAAGATAATGAGGCTGAGCACTCACTAGTTAATGCCAGCCTAAGGGTTCTTCAGACAAAGAACAACTCCAAGGTGTTGTACGCCGAAGTTGGCGGCGATTTTGTGGATCTTCTCTTTGGATTACTGACCATACCTCTAGGGTCCATAGTGAAAACATATGGGAAATCTGCATCTAAAGGATGTCTTGACAATCTTTACACTAGCATAGCTGGAAGTGCTCATGGATGCTTGAGGCCAGAATGCCAGAACTTGCTACTGTCCCCAATGCTGGCACCTTATTTTGGCTACGGTGCTAGTAAGATGCTTCAAGTTGAAGAACTAGCTCCAGATAAGCTGGATATAAATGCATGCTTCAAGTGCTTCAAGAGTCGTGGATTTGCAAATCATTACCTTTGTCATGTTGAACCATGGTGCAACTACCAAAAACGCTATGTCAAAATTTGTTATGAAAAAGGGAAGACCACAAAGCTCTGTGAGTTGGATCCAAAAACACCAGAGGGAGGATGTGAAGAAGCAGCATATGTAAAGCAGGGACCTCAGAAATTCATTGTGACTGATGATCTGCATGTTCTTCCTCTGTCCTTAGCAAGCACTCTGCAAGTTGTTATTGAAGCCAAACTTCAGAGAAAGGACCTTGTGGAGAAAGAAGTCGCCCTTACAAAACCCCAG GTTATGGAGCTACTCAGAGCTGCCTTGGTGACTCACAGAGCTCTTAGCACCGTGCTTCTGCCCGCCAAGATCAACAAGAAGCTGCATTACCACAGCTTCTGTCTATATTAG